In the genome of Zygosaccharomyces rouxii strain CBS732 chromosome G complete sequence, the window CACTAGAAAGAATGTCACAGGTTGGATTCCCAGCATACGGCGCCAAGGTAAAGGCTGATAAAATTTGCATTGCTCACAGTGGTTCTGCGTGTAAAACCCTTCAATTTTGCGCGTTGGAAATCtcattgaagaatctgGATACCTGGAAAACCTCTTGTTTATTCAATATTCCTAATTTTCGTTTTCATTCAACTTTTAAAACatatcaaaaattgagGCACCTTTACGAACTGAGGTTGTCTTACGGGACAGTCGATGGAAATGTCAATGAGCCGCCCACAATCTTGTACCAAATTCATCAGATCGGAGATAATATTGCCACAACTTTTGTCCACGCTTTCAAAGGAAAACCAATATGtttagaagaattcgaagaaTTTATTCATAATATTTTCGCTTCAAGTGAGCTTGCTTGGCGACATTGTCCTGAGGATGTAGTATTCAAATCACAAGTTCGCCTAGCCCTTCTAAGAAGTTTTTTAGAAGTTCTGGTTAAGAATACTTCTAAATTCGAAAATGCCATTGGTTTTCTTATATCTGAAGTAAATAAATGCATGTACATATCGTCTCTTGCGTAGAATACTAACGGTTCACCAACTTAGAAGAGTAACAAAATCAAAGGAAAGCTCCAAGGTACatcaaaaataaagaagtaaaaaaaaaaacaacgaAAAAACGgcaaaaaaaatttaaatgaCAAGTCATTAAAGATCGAGGCCACCAAAGTAAGCTCTCAAATTATTTTCGTCCTTTTGTTTCCGTATCCTCTCCACTTCTTCTACACCCCCAGCAGTTTTCAAATTGCCTTTCTCAACAAAGTTGCCCAATTCATCTTCGAAAGCATCAGTGTCTCGAtattctctttctctttcccACATTTTCTGAGCTCTTTCCAATGCCTCAATTCTTTCGTTATGATCGGGATTCAAAGCTTGAACTTCGTTAAGAACTTGATCTCTGACCCTGTGGAAGGTACCAGGCTCAGGAATAGGTAGAATTGGATTAGACCTCGATTTCTTAGGATGTCTTTCCTGTTCAACACAGCACATGTTAACAAGATCAAACGTTTCTAATGCCTTACCCAAGTCTTCTTTCAAGTCTGCCGTCAAATCTTCCTGCAGTGTGAGAAATTGTTGTTCTTCACATACTTTCTCCAATTCTGCCttccaaattttcttcCATTGTGGTTTTTCATTCTGCATGAACATCTGCATCATCGACAAATCATTTTCAGCTAATACTAATTCTTTTTGAACCGAGTCAAGTTTCTTCTTAGATGGCTTAACGCCATGAACTGCAACATCTTTCCTCAAAACTTCAATAACATCTTGCAAATCATCCACTTTACTTAACAACGCATCGGACAACTCACTCAATCTATTTTGAGAAGTTTCGATGTACCTGTTATTACTAGATGACTTGTCTGCCTCTAAAGACaagttcttgaaattttctaacTTCGATAACACAGTGCCAATAGTAGACTCAGATTTTCTCTTGCTCTCATTGTGAAGTTGTCTCAGGACAGATAGTTCTTGTTTTAATGCGCTAACAGTTTCCACCGGGACGGCTGGTCGAGTAAAAGCAGGAGCAGGAGTAGAAGTAGAAGTGGGTACGTTTCCGCTCAAAACACTCTTATCCATATTTCTGGAAGCTAAAGACAACTCGTGGGTTTTTAACGATTCCTGAGTTTTCATTGACAAATCCCTCATTTGGTCCAACATATCTTCTTGCGCTCTGCTTATTTCACCTctcaaagatgaaattactTCTGCGAAATTAATCTTAGGTTCCTTTTCCATTTCTACGTCTTTGTTTCCTGTTTTTCCCTCGtcttccttcttatccTTGACTTTTAATTCGACTATACATCCATCATGCAAATCAGATAAACCTTGTTGGTCCAATTCATAGAAAACAGAGAATTTTGGATCCTGTAAATACAAATCTGGAAAACTATCCTCGTCAAATGAATATGCAAATTTCTCGACAAACAATAATTGTAATTCATGCATGCTTGTCGGAGGTGGTAAGTGGCATTTCTTTGTTTTCCCATTCATTCTTAAGAAAATCGTGTACAATGGTCCACTCGGGTCTTCATCCTGTTTCTCATTGATATGATCAGTTTTTGCGCTTGTAAATGAAGCACCACTGGTATCTGCATGCAGCCGCGGTTGAAAAACTGGAACTGGGGAAACGTCTGGCGGCACAGGAGATTTATTAGTAGTAGATTTAGCAGTAGTTTGATGGTTAAGTTCTTTATCATAATCATTATCGTAATTGTTGCCAGTACCTCTTTGTGAGCTCGGTGCTTCTTTATC includes:
- the BUD6 gene encoding formin-mediated actin nucleation enhancer (similar to uniprot|P41697 Saccharomyces cerevisiae YLR319C BUD6 Actin- and formin-interacting protein involved in actin cable nucleation and polarized cell growth isolated as bipolar budding mutant potential Cdc28p substrate), yielding MLSSGREGLEYPNGRHSSNSSRKSSSSTLSNSSVETTVTKLLMSTKQLLQTLTQWSKGIVNERMVSDAYVQLGNDFKLVSKFFSHSGLEVSDLGDVPMDLRRVLEVALRDEPSDETLNKYLPSIREIIVTLLDKLKVKQALLKSMKSEKGTKRSLHQQRPSTVSSLSLSNKSTPPSSRTPSVSFTPKTHGQEISEPRTHRKNDIMSPEIAKNASLASPVNSSSSNVPDAATHMAAPKQQNLSETEALSELKKGNNLQRRASKRFSAYQMAKLTNHSNTEAAAAGALASVPPSLANTVTPSLPASSPASLAPPLPRDLMAQTLESPVDKEAPSSQRGTGNNYDNDYDKELNHQTTAKSTTNKSPVPPDVSPVPVFQPRLHADTSGASFTSAKTDHINEKQDEDPSGPLYTIFLRMNGKTKKCHLPPPTSMHELQLLFVEKFAYSFDEDSFPDLYLQDPKFSVFYELDQQGLSDLHDGCIVELKVKDKKEDEGKTGNKDVEMEKEPKINFAEVISSLRGEISRAQEDMLDQMRDLSMKTQESLKTHELSLASRNMDKSVLSGNVPTSTSTPAPAFTRPAVPVETVSALKQELSVLRQLHNESKRKSESTIGTVLSKLENFKNLSLEADKSSSNNRYIETSQNRLSELSDALLSKVDDLQDVIEVLRKDVAVHGVKPSKKKLDSVQKELVLAENDLSMMQMFMQNEKPQWKKIWKAELEKVCEEQQFLTLQEDLTADLKEDLGKALETFDLVNMCCVEQERHPKKSRSNPILPIPEPGTFHRVRDQVLNEVQALNPDHNERIEALERAQKMWEREREYRDTDAFEDELGNFVEKGNLKTAGGVEEVERIRKQKDENNLRAYFGGLDL